CTCTGAAATTTGGTACAATTCGATGTTGGGTGATTAATGTTCGTATAGCCACTCAAAGTATTATGCTAGGATGGTTGCTGTTCTTGGTTGAATTCAGTATGGTGTAATTCTTCTATCCAATCGTGTCTAGACTTTTGTAAGCTTGCTTGCTATCCAGAGATTTCTGAAATTCGGTACAATACCACGCGTTGTAGTATGGCGCCGAGATATTCGCAAGAGACTCAAAATAGTTACGTCAAAATATTTCTTGTGCTTTGCTTTGTAATATATTACAATATAGTACTGTTCAAGCATATCTAGCCATAGGGATGTAAAGTAACTTATCTCTTATCGAAATTGGCGGTTCTGATGgtctctaatttattttcaatGTTTTTAGGCTGTTGTGGCAGTGGCTACCTCGCTTGGGCTAGAAAGGTTAGCATCTTAAAAATTCCTTGTTTGAGGCTTAGGGCCTAtttactttgatgccaaaaaaaaccttaccaaatttttgcAATGCTAAAATTGTGGCATAGTTgccaaaaattttggcaacttgccaaaattttggtacgatttcttatatagttaccaaaatttggcagcaaactaaatgtagccacttttttggcaattttaccaaaatttggtaaagttgaaaatggcattaaagtgaacaggtcATTAAATTTCTATTCTTGTTTAGTCCCTAGATTCTGTGGTTTTACGTCTTTCTTGATTATTGTGTTTAGTATGCAGGGGCTTTGCAGACTCCATTTTTGGTATGTCAGTGGTGTTCGCAGCAATCGTAATGTATGATGCTCAGGTATGGTGGGCTTTGATGCTTTTCTATTGTCTTGTACATCTCTCTTCTATCTTTCAGTTATGTAGTCACTAACTAGTACTGGCCAGCTTATTGATCGTACTAAGTGCCCCCAATTATGTGGCTTACTGTAGTGCGCATTCTTCTGGAGCTTTGGCATCATATAAGGGTTCCCCTGTTTTATATATCTAATTAAGCTGTAGGCAGTAGGCTGTATATTTGGATTGCTAGATTTGCTGAAATGCTCCTATTAATGCCTCCCCAATTCCCTCCAAAAGGCATAGTAGAAAAACCCGGACCAGTAGTCGACCCGGTGATCTCGTCGGTTCACTGGTTCACCGGTCGGACCGTCGGGTCAACCGGTTCAATGCTGAACTGGAGGCATATGATTACTATATGTTTTCTACTAGACAGGATGAGTGAGCTAGCTAAATGGTAAGCATGGTAAGGTCTCAACCCACAGGTCATGGGTTCAAATCCCTTTCCACGCATGTTTTCTCTCATATTTTGCATAAAATGTAAATGGGCGATGATGGGCCTTACAAGTCCAGCCCAACTTGCAATGAACCGCCGGTTCTTATGAGCCCGGTTCACCGGTTTTCAACAAAAACCGGCCGGTTCACCCGGTTCTTACCGGGTCAAATGCACGAGCGGTCTTTCTATTGAACCAAACCGGTGAGAGGCCTGGTTCCGGTTTTCTCCGGTTCAACCGCCAGTCCGGACCGGTTTTTTATACTATGCCAAAAGGAGATGGAAATACTTAATTTAATCTCATAACTTCTTACATCAACTATTCAACTAGATATTGAAGAATGATAGGGGAATATATATTGTGCATCATCATTGCCTCTTCCGGGAACATGATGTGAACACATAATTTGGTGCCTTTTAAACTAATATCTTAATATTGACAATGGCCTATCCTGCCTGCGTCTCCTAATTTTAATCTAAAATCTGATAGGTTTGTTAACCAGTCCTTTTGCAATGTGCAAAAGTATTGCAAAACTCAATTTTAGATAACCATTTTATCTAAAAAGAACATGGGAGCATGAGAACTTCATCATTATGAAGGATTAAACTCTTCACTGATTTGATATTTGTAGTTTATGACTGTGTTGGCAGAGATACTCCCATTCAGTCAGACCAGTTTGATCTAACTTTTCCTAGTTCCCATTGCTGCTCAATGTTTTTCTGTTTATAAAATTGGTAGGTGATACTGTTCTAGTTAGCATATTTACAAGGCTGTTATAACTTGTAACATGAATAGTCATGATACATATGACTCATGGAACACTTACTAAAATTTTCTGCTAAGGCCCCTTTCCTATATTGCATATTTGGTGAAGTGTAACTTCAATTtatctttttattatttatttatttattcattgGTGAAGTGAGCAGGATATCTGTCTGGGCTTTTgtctttccttccttcctttctttttttttttttgttttcatgtcTTAATCCTTTGCTTGCATATACATCCACAtctgaaaaaaaacaataactTTCATTCCCAAAGTTGAATGTTAGTGAACATGGTCCATACTTACAGTCAGTAATAGCCAGTTATGTTTGGTATAGGGGATCATATAGTTTCTTCATTTCAGAGTCTGATTCAGTTACTTTTGGCATGGTCAATTTCATCTTAGCTTAATATCTGGCCGGTCCCAGTCAATACGATGGCCTCAAATATGacagttttattttttctcgTAACTGCACTGCCTGGATGATTATAGAAGTTAGAACTAGTATGTGCTTTGATCTATAAATTTAATACTAGATTTTTGCTCATGTCATTTCCATTGGATAATCTCAACAGGGAGTAAGAAGAGAGGTGGGCAATCATGCAAGAGTTTTAAACAAGTTATTGACCCTTCGCGAGAAGATCACTCAAAACCCGGACGACAATTCCTTGTTGAGTTCCACCTCTGAACTCCACTCCTCAAAGCCCGAGACGGTTGCCGAGCTCGTTTCCGTGGCTGAGAAGCTTGGTTCTTCACAAGGTTCATCCGCGAACCCCTTCCCAATCCACAGTTCCGGGACCAAATCGTCGAGATTGAACGcccttcagagttcagaaacAGAGGTAACTGAATTTACACAGCTGAAGGAGGCTTACACAGAGGAATGTGACCGGCTGAGCGAATCAGTCGGCCACACTGAGCTGCAGGTTGCAGCTGGTGCCCTGCTAGGCTTCCTTGTGACCTTAGTCGTCTATGCCACACTGTAACACAACTATCATCTTCACATTCTTCAGTTCATTATATAGATTGTTTACTCAACAATCAATATAATTACACGAGGAATTCACAGTTAGCACCACAAAATTAGCTTGCTTTCTGCACTCATTTATTCAGTAAGAAATGTATGGGCATTTTATGGTTCTTGAGAAAGCACTTGAGCACATGTAGGTACTGAAATTTGACAGTAAAACCCCGGTAGTAAAATTATCCACAAAAATTACCCATGTATATTCATATTCTATTTATTTATCTTCTCCATGCATGGTCACAAACTTTGATGAGCGTGGTGAGACAATTTACTAGTCATGGCCCCTGCATTGCTGCTGCCCTGATCTGACGGAGGAAGAAGGAGCAGCAACGTAACGCATCTGGCGTCGCTTAGGTAGCGACATCTCTGTGGAATTTCCTGCATTCAAGAACTCATTGGCCCTCGTAAACAAAGGAGAGGAGTGCAGCTTATGGCAAAGGGGCTATATATGCAGCCAAACAACCATGGGGAGGCTTGGCTAGCTATAGGCGTCAGATTGTATACTGCATtattatatatactactacatGCTAGTTAATTATATTATGCTAAATACTTGTTTATTCTGAGATTTTGTGTGTGAAAATTAAGGCAGCAGTTTGATATGCAAGTCATTTGCAAGCTACTCCTATATATGCCGCTGTCATTAATTTGCAGTGTGACTAGCTAATTCGTGCTGCAAGTTGAAGCTTTGCAGAGAAAGGTTAGATTGGAACCGTTGCATGCTGCGTGATACTGCTACAGTATCTAGTCAATGCCATAATCAGCCCCTATAATTATAGACTGTCAAACTTGATAGGATAAAATCAAAACACATTATGTTCTAAAACAGAGAGTTGCAAAGAACAGTGTTTCGAAGTAGAGGGATCCTCGTTATTTTCTGATTAGTTAAGATACAAATTTTACCTCGATTTTCgctaacatattttttaaactattaaacgggTATGTTTCTTCCAAAACTCtctatataaaagttagttTAAAATATCTAATAGATATATTtcttaagtttgtaataattaaaacttaattaatcacgtgctaatggttTTATGCGttgattttatcttcatcttaATCTATAATCAAACAACTCTGACTGTTTGATATAGAACT
The Oryza sativa Japonica Group chromosome 6, ASM3414082v1 DNA segment above includes these coding regions:
- the LOC4341200 gene encoding uncharacterized protein; its protein translation is MAMAQSLLGVPFSRLLPPSSSSSSPPTPTTIPPPPLPSSSWSPPSRRRRRRAVAAASSLHLAPEDIAELVRNKVLIAATAASAVGQLCKPFTSSGKDGAAGAFDLRAAVRSGGMPSTHSAAVVAVATSLGLERGFADSIFGMSVVFAAIVMYDAQGVRREVGNHARVLNKLLTLREKITQNPDDNSLLSSTSELHSSKPETVAELVSVAEKLGSSQGSSANPFPIHSSGTKSSRLNALQSSETEVTEFTQLKEAYTEECDRLSESVGHTELQVAAGALLGFLVTLVVYATL